The following proteins come from a genomic window of Gordonia westfalica:
- a CDS encoding YceI family protein, translated as MAESVWEFSESDGSVVVHTGVTGPAARTGHRLTISMRAWTATVTLHDSVPTRIAATISVDSMHVETGEGGLTPMTGAEKSLARMNALKSMRADKHPDITYESDTFTPTSNGLRAAGTLTIHGRTHPQTLDFQVVENSAGRQITTETTVTQSDFGIKPYSLMMGALKVADDVRVVVDVTHGR; from the coding sequence GTGGCGGAATCGGTCTGGGAGTTCAGCGAATCCGACGGCTCGGTCGTCGTGCACACCGGGGTCACCGGACCCGCAGCACGCACCGGCCATCGGCTGACGATCTCGATGCGCGCGTGGACGGCGACGGTGACCCTTCACGATTCGGTGCCGACGCGCATCGCGGCAACGATCTCGGTCGACTCCATGCATGTGGAAACCGGGGAGGGCGGACTCACCCCGATGACCGGAGCCGAGAAGTCCCTCGCCCGCATGAACGCACTCAAGTCCATGCGAGCCGACAAACACCCCGACATCACTTACGAGTCAGACACATTCACGCCGACGTCGAATGGACTCCGAGCGGCCGGAACACTGACCATCCACGGCCGGACACATCCCCAGACGTTGGACTTCCAGGTCGTCGAGAACTCAGCCGGCCGGCAGATCACGACCGAGACGACAGTCACCCAGAGCGACTTCGGGATCAAGCCCTATTCGCTCATGATGGGCGCGTTGAAGGTTGCCGACGATGTCCGGGTGGTCGTCGACGTCACGCACGGTCGATGA